The genomic DNA AGGTCCTAAACATCTTTTCAGCAATTCTTTACTGTCGCTTTGGAATTTTCTCATCCACCGATGTTACAGTCGAGGCACAAGACAATTGACGGAGGAAAAATGAAAACGAACTTGCTGGTGGATCTATCCATTTTTGCCGCGTTCCTGGTCGCGTTCGAGCCGAAATTTACCGGCGTGCCGATACACGAATGGCTGAGTCTCGCGTTGGCGGGTGCGCTTGTCACGCATCTGGTGTTGCACTGGAGATGGATCGTGAGTGTGACGACGCGTTTTTGGCATCAGCTCATTCACTCGTCGCGGCTCAACTATGCGGTAGACAGTTTGGCATTTCTCGCGTTCACCGCGATGCTGTTTAGCGGAATCATGATTTCGAAAAGCATTCTGCCTTTCTTGGGCATCGCCGGGTCGCACGACGTGTTTTGGCGCTGGCTTCACAAAACGTCCGCCGACGCCTCGTTGATGTTGATGGCGCTGCACTTTGCTCTGCACTGGAAGTGGACGAGCACGACGCTTACGCGCTTGGTGCTCGCGCCGGTGCGCGTGCGCCTGACGCGCCGATAGAATCGAAACGGAGGAAACTATGTTACGCATCTTGGGTCGAACACTTGCCGTTCTCTTGCTGGCAGGAATTATCGCCGGTGGACTATACCTGCTCAATGCTAGCGGCGCGGGCAACGCGCTGATTGGGAGCGACGGAATGCGCCCCGAAGGCGGCGCGCCGCCCAGCACGATAAGCACAGACGCAACCGGTACCGCGTCGTCAAACGGCGCGATTGCATCGCGACCCTCGCCGCCAACTCGCGGCGAAGGCGAGATGCCTGGGTCGCCTGATGCGATGGATTGGTCACGTGGCGTCGCCAGCGTCGCGCGCAATCTCGGCATCGTCGCGCTCTTCACCGTCGTCGTGGTTGCGCTGCAACAGTCACTCGCGTGGCGCGCGCGGCGCAAACGCTCTCCGCTCGCGTGAATCACACCCGGACCGGGCAGGGGTTCATGCAAACCCCTGTCCGGTTTTGCATCATTGAATCTTGACAGTGCCGCGCCGAGAAAAATCATATATTCTCTTAGCATTTTCTCAGTATTGGCTTGGGGTATTCTTATCTTGTGGGGCTAGAGTACACGCGGTTAATCCATCTTGCGGAGAGAAAATTGGGGTCGCGCAAAAAGCCGATTCTGGTGACCGGGTCGCATCGGTCAGGTACAACATGGGTCGGAAAGATGATCGCCGCCGCTCCATCGGTTGGGTATATCCCAGAACCGTTTGGTCTGTACCGCCGCCCGGGATTGTGCGGAGCGCCATTTGAATATTGGTTCACCTACATTTGCAAAGAGAACGAGGCGGATTTCTACCCGGCAATCCAACAAACCCTCACGTTCCATTTTAATTCGCGTCGCCAATGGCACACAGTTAGATCGGCTAGAGCGGTTGCTGGAACCAGCAAGGTATTTCTCGATTTTCTGCGCTATCGTCTCGCTGGTGCGCGACCGCTACTCAAGGATCCGATCGCGATTTTTTCGACTCCTTGGTTGGCGGATAGATTCGATATGAATGTCGTCGTGCTGATTAGACATCCTGCCGCATTTGCGAGCAGTTTGAAATTACTCAACTGGCAAATTCCTTTTAAGCATTTACTCGCGCAACCGGCATTGATGCGTGATGCCTTGTATCCTTTTGAAAGCGAGATCACCAAATTCGCGCGGTCGGAACAAGATTTGATTGACCAAGCCGCGTTGTTTTGGAAGTTGGTTTACCGCACCGTTTTGCAGTATCGTGAGCAACACCCGGATTGGATATTCGTGCGGCATGAGGATTTGTCGCGGAATCCGCTGGTCGGTTTTCGCGCGCTGCTCGAGCGGCTTGAGCTAAATTGGACGCCTGACATTGAAGCAACGATCAGCAAATATAGTTTGTCGCGGGATACGCGTGATCGTAGTCGTGATAGTCCGTTTGTTTTGCAACGAAATAGCCGCGCCAATCTAGCGCACTGGAAAACACGACTCACCGAACGCGAGATCGCGCGCGTAAAAGCGTTGGTACAGGATGTTTCATCTCATTTCTACACGGAAGAAGAATGGGAACCAGAGTCGCTTGACGCCATCGTTCCGACGAATGGCACAAGAAAATCTCCATCGGCTCATTTGGCTGAGTTGCATTCATAACGCGCTCCCGCAGCTTCCTCGCCGCCCTGCTCCTATTGGTTGGCTACTGGTGTTGGTCATCGGGTTGACCGCGTGCGGCGCTGACCCAGGTCTCGCGCAAATCGCGCCGACCGTTGAATCGGCGGCGATTGAAGAACCAACACTCACGCCGGAACCGACTTTGATTTTCACGCCGACTCCCGCACGCGTTTCCCCAACGCCGGTCGCGTCACCGTCGAGTACGCCAACGCGCGCGCCCACCGCGACGCGTACTCACACGCCCGTGCCCACACGCACCCGAACGCCCACAGCGTACCCCGTTCCGACCGGCAACATCACGCGGATTGACACGCGCTTTCGGAGCGCCACGTTGCAACAAGACCGCCGCATTCTGATTTACCTACCGCCGGGTTACAACGCGCAATCGCAACGACGCTACCCGGTTTTGTACATGCTCCACGGTTGGGGCGGATTCAATCTGACGAACTCGACTGAATGGGAACAGTGGGGTTTGAAAGATCGCGCGGAAGAATTGATGCTCAGTGGAAAAATCCAACCGCTGATTATCGTTCAACCGGACGGCTTTATGCCGGACAGTTCCAACTCGCTTTTCTTCAATCACGGACCGGGCACGGACGGCAAACCCTGGGGTGATTACATCTGGCGCGATGTCGTCAACTATGTGGATGCGAATTATCGCACACTCGCGCGCCGCGAGAGCCGCGCGATTGGGGGATTTTCGTTTGGCGGGCAAGGCGCGCTGTCGTTGTCGCTAACACATCCCGAAGTGTTCCAAGTCGTCGGCGCGCACAGCCCATCGTTCCGCGGCGCGGATGGTTCAATCCCGTTCATCAACGATTGGAATTGGTTCAATCGCTTTGATCCGATTTGGCTCGCGCAAAATACGAACACGGCGCGGCAACTGACGATCTGGATGGATGTCGCGTTAGACGATGACAAGGTACGCCGCTGCGGTGCGGGATCGAATCGGTGTGTGGAGGCGTTTCACGCGTTGCTCATCGCGAAAGGCGTTCCGCACGAGTGGCACGATCAGTGGCAAGGCACGCACGAGGGATACACGTACTGGGCGTTTCACATCGCGGATTATTTGCAATGGTACTCCGTCAAGTTATACTTCACACGGTCATAAGGCACGCTTTTTCAAATGCTTGAAAACGCAGAGTGACCAACGGGGGTTTAGCACGGACTTGGGCTTGGTGTGGGTTACACTCAAGCGGCGTCCAATCGCCGCGTTGAAAGTTGCAAGTCCACAGAGTACTTGGAATACAAACACTGTTTCTTGACAAATCACGTGAATTATTTTGCTCTGCTTTTGTCATCCCCGTTCTTGTTCTTCGCGTCCTCGCCTGTTTTATCGGAAGACTTGTCTTTTGGCGGATGATCAATCACGTACCGTGCATCGTTGACCAATAGATCGTGTGCGCGTGAGTTGACGGCTTTGCCATTCAGCGCATCGAGTTCGCGGATATAGGCATTAAGTAGATTCTTGGCAATCTCGAAACGTTGTTGCTTGATGGCAATCTCGGCTAGATCTAATTGCGCTGGCTCTGAAACTTGCGTGGGAAGTGCGAGCGATACGTATTAGGAATTGTTTTACCGCTGAGACGCGGAGAGCGCAGAGGAAAGGGGAATCTCTACGCTCGGGGTGATGGTGAAGATGTTGCCGCTGATGGCAGAGTGCCACGTTTCGCGGATGAGCCAGTTCGTACCATCCTCGTAGGTATAGTCGCTGTAGCCGAGTGAAGTGTAACGGCGGGTGATGCGTCCAAGCGAGTCGTAGTCGAACGTTGTCGTCACACGCTACTCGCGGTGAACATTATCGTGTTTTTCGCGATTATGCAACAAAAGAGCCGATCAAACTTGGATCGGCTCTTCAATTTGAATAGTGCGGCTCAGTTACGGCTTGGGTGAATTGATAATGTGAACTACGCCTTCTGTGTCACCCCATGCCAGCAAGCAACCATCGGGGCTGAAGGCAATGGCAGTCGTTTGTGAACCTGGTTTGTCTAGCACGACATTCAAATTGGGTACGCTAAGCACCTTTAATCCTTGCGAATGTCCAACTGCGATAAGCGACCCGGATGGATTGTATTCCAATATACCATTTAAGGCAGTACCGCAAAACTCACTTTTTGACTAAACAGGGTTCTCATGCACACTGTCTCTATCCTACCAAAGAAAGAGCAGCGCATGAGAACCCCAAAGACATTATACCATACGACGCCGACGATATATCCCTGTGAATTGA from Chloroflexota bacterium includes the following:
- a CDS encoding DUF4405 domain-containing protein, with protein sequence MKTNLLVDLSIFAAFLVAFEPKFTGVPIHEWLSLALAGALVTHLVLHWRWIVSVTTRFWHQLIHSSRLNYAVDSLAFLAFTAMLFSGIMISKSILPFLGIAGSHDVFWRWLHKTSADASLMLMALHFALHWKWTSTTLTRLVLAPVRVRLTRR
- a CDS encoding sulfotransferase, translating into MGSRKKPILVTGSHRSGTTWVGKMIAAAPSVGYIPEPFGLYRRPGLCGAPFEYWFTYICKENEADFYPAIQQTLTFHFNSRRQWHTVRSARAVAGTSKVFLDFLRYRLAGARPLLKDPIAIFSTPWLADRFDMNVVVLIRHPAAFASSLKLLNWQIPFKHLLAQPALMRDALYPFESEITKFARSEQDLIDQAALFWKLVYRTVLQYREQHPDWIFVRHEDLSRNPLVGFRALLERLELNWTPDIEATISKYSLSRDTRDRSRDSPFVLQRNSRANLAHWKTRLTEREIARVKALVQDVSSHFYTEEEWEPESLDAIVPTNGTRKSPSAHLAELHS